Proteins from a genomic interval of Nematostella vectensis chromosome 12, jaNemVect1.1, whole genome shotgun sequence:
- the LOC5516947 gene encoding nyctalopin isoform X1: protein MAWEKTLLNLRNVVQILLVVSLRVKLGACCPSVCQCGERSLVKYIECSRANFTVLPNDIPVETTELYFSRTQIFNLVENAFQQLPNLEIIEISNNQIENITDGVFRGLTKLTELRLPENGIKRISVNAFKGLKSLTTLVLSNNKLHSLPRYLLADLPNLQALNVNDNYLQELPEDMLGNNTKITGLYASNNRITSISSKLLKNRRLQVIFLEHNAISSIDELAFSSMSSTLMYLKLSSNRIETFPLEQLINMTFLLELRLDNNSMTTLSPRTQVFFDKVKAYGGKIYLSGNPFICIRELQWLQNYTKTSNVIKDMNDVMCRNYDNSRHRVIDYDFNNIATPMPTTATIPATTTTFTSTTTSTATTEPTTSKTPTIMQTTSGLPSTTAHAQTSTGNPTTVTEVIQTEVRTMSTTTESSPTIDSVSPSQQPSTSEVVTSVHVNYTSHSESVTSSTEGSPQIPVTLTLLMTSPSVKIVQTTEALRPSSAPTLGITMLSETLRQTVVFSQITTSTPTKSELYSESIRVTSEEIPSRSEIHRVSSGIRPSPISVATNSCLMSFLLSTTNDIVLVTPSPSSTRATLSASLAPTAMTPSPTTHEKGKADTKVLDEKETIVLATCVTAGVLAALICFAMYCFKKKVVRRNKTLDARYDRVSGVI from the exons ATGGCTTGGGAAAAAACACTGCTGAATCTTAGGAACGTTGTACAAATTTTATTGGTCGTATCACTGAGAGTGAAACTAGGCGCTTGTTGTCCTAGCGTATGTCAGTGCGGTGAAAGAAGTCTTGTCAAATACATTGAATGTAGTCGAGCTAACTTTACTGTGTTGCCGAATGATATACCGGTGGAAACAACAGAACT ATATTTCTCAAGAACTCAGATCTTCAATCTAGTGGAAAACGCTTTCCAGCAGTTACCTAATCTGGAAATAAT TGAAATTTCAAATAAtcaaatagaaaatataacaGACGGAGTCTTTCGAGGATTAACAAAGTTAACTGAACT gAGGCTCCCCGAAAATGGTATAAAAAGAATAAGCGTGAATGCATTTAAAGGGTTGAAGTCCCTAACAACGTT GGTATTGTCAAATAATAAACTTCACAGTTTACCAAGATATTTATTAGCAGATTTACCAAATTTACAAGCACT CAATGTTAATGATAATTATCTTCAAGAACTGCCGGAAGACATGTTGGGGAATAACACGAAAATCACCGGACT TTATGCAAGCAATAATAGAATCACCTCGATTAGTAGTAAATTACTCAAGAACAGAAGATTGCAAGTTAT CTTTCTAGAGCATAACGCGATCAGTTCGATAGATGAGCTGGCGTTCTCGTCAATGTCTTCAACTCTGATGTATCT AAAACTGAGCAGCAATAGAATCGAAACCTTTCCATTGGAACAGTTAATCAACATGACGTTCTTACTAGAATT ACGGTTGGATAATAACAGTATGACAACACTTTCGCCGCGTACTCAAGTCTTTTTTGACAAGGTGAAAGCATATGGCGGGAAAAT CTATCTGTCAGGGAACCCATTCATCTGTATCCGTGAGCTTCAATGGCTCCAAAATTACACCAAGACTAGTAACGTCATCAAAGACATGAATGACGTCATGTGCCGTAACTATGACAACAGCCGACATAGAGTCATAGACTACGACTTTAATAACATAG CAACACCAATGCCAACAACAGCTACAATTccagcaacaacaactacgtttacatcaacaacaacatcaacagcaACCACTGAACCGACAACCTCTAAAACCCCCACAATTATGCAAACTACATCCGGGCTACCCAGCACCACAGCGCATGCGCAaacatccacaggaaacccgacaACGGTAACGGAAGTCATACAAACGGAAGTGAGAACTATGTCGACTACGACTGAGTCGTCGCCGACAATAGACTCCGTGTCACCTTCGCAACAGCCAAGCACTTCCGAAGTTGTGACGAGCGTTCACGTGAATTACACGAGTCATTCCGAGTCGGTCACGAGCTCGACCGAAGGGTCTCCGCAAATCCCAG TAACGCTAACACtgctgatgacgtcaccatcgGTAAAGATCGTACAAACTACGGAAGCCCTTCGGCCCTCGTCGGCCCCGACATTAGGCATAACAATGCTGTCAGAAACCCTTCGACAGACAGTCGTGTTTTCGCAAATTACTACATCGACGCCAACAAAATCAGAACTTTATTCCGAGAGCATTAGGGTGACGTCGGAAGAAATTCCAAGTAGATCGGAGATCCATCGGGTTTCGTCCGGGATTCGGCCATCTCCGATATCAGTGGCGACAAACTCGTGCCTAATGTCGTTTCTTTTATCTACTACTAATGATATTGTGCTTGTAACGCCATCTCCTTCATCTACAAGAGCTACCTTGTCTGCCTCGCTTGCTCCGACAGCTATGACACCCAGTCCCACGACTCATGAAAAAG GTAAGGCCGATACCAAGGTCTTGGATGAGAAGGAGACCATAGTATTGGCAACGTGCGTGACGGCCGGGGTTCTCGCGGCACTCATCTGCTTTGCTATGTACTGCTTCAAGAAGAAAGTCGTCAGGCGTAACAAAAC CCTCGATGCAAGGTACGATCGAGTAAGCGGAGTAATATAA
- the LOC5516947 gene encoding chondroadherin isoform X2, producing MAWEKTLLNLRNVVQILLVVSLRVKLGACCPSVCQCGERSLVKYIECSRANFTVLPNDIPVETTELYFSRTQIFNLVENAFQQLPNLEIIEISNNQIENITDGVFRGLTKLTELRLPENGIKRISVNAFKGLKSLTTLVLSNNKLHSLPRYLLADLPNLQALNVNDNYLQELPEDMLGNNTKITGLYASNNRITSISSKLLKNRRLQVIFLEHNAISSIDELAFSSMSSTLMYLKLSSNRIETFPLEQLINMTFLLELRLDNNSMTTLSPRTQVFFDKVKAYGGKIYLSGNPFICIRELQWLQNYTKTSNVIKDMNDVMCRNYDNSRHRVIDYDFNNIATPMPTTATIPATTTTFTSTTTSTATTEPTTSKTPTIMQTTSGLPSTTAHAQTSTGNPTTVTEVIQTEVRTMSTTTESSPTIDSVSPSQQPSTSEVVTSVHVNYTSHSESVTSSTEGSPQIPGKADTKVLDEKETIVLATCVTAGVLAALICFAMYCFKKKVVRRNKTLDARYDRVSGVI from the exons ATGGCTTGGGAAAAAACACTGCTGAATCTTAGGAACGTTGTACAAATTTTATTGGTCGTATCACTGAGAGTGAAACTAGGCGCTTGTTGTCCTAGCGTATGTCAGTGCGGTGAAAGAAGTCTTGTCAAATACATTGAATGTAGTCGAGCTAACTTTACTGTGTTGCCGAATGATATACCGGTGGAAACAACAGAACT ATATTTCTCAAGAACTCAGATCTTCAATCTAGTGGAAAACGCTTTCCAGCAGTTACCTAATCTGGAAATAAT TGAAATTTCAAATAAtcaaatagaaaatataacaGACGGAGTCTTTCGAGGATTAACAAAGTTAACTGAACT gAGGCTCCCCGAAAATGGTATAAAAAGAATAAGCGTGAATGCATTTAAAGGGTTGAAGTCCCTAACAACGTT GGTATTGTCAAATAATAAACTTCACAGTTTACCAAGATATTTATTAGCAGATTTACCAAATTTACAAGCACT CAATGTTAATGATAATTATCTTCAAGAACTGCCGGAAGACATGTTGGGGAATAACACGAAAATCACCGGACT TTATGCAAGCAATAATAGAATCACCTCGATTAGTAGTAAATTACTCAAGAACAGAAGATTGCAAGTTAT CTTTCTAGAGCATAACGCGATCAGTTCGATAGATGAGCTGGCGTTCTCGTCAATGTCTTCAACTCTGATGTATCT AAAACTGAGCAGCAATAGAATCGAAACCTTTCCATTGGAACAGTTAATCAACATGACGTTCTTACTAGAATT ACGGTTGGATAATAACAGTATGACAACACTTTCGCCGCGTACTCAAGTCTTTTTTGACAAGGTGAAAGCATATGGCGGGAAAAT CTATCTGTCAGGGAACCCATTCATCTGTATCCGTGAGCTTCAATGGCTCCAAAATTACACCAAGACTAGTAACGTCATCAAAGACATGAATGACGTCATGTGCCGTAACTATGACAACAGCCGACATAGAGTCATAGACTACGACTTTAATAACATAG CAACACCAATGCCAACAACAGCTACAATTccagcaacaacaactacgtttacatcaacaacaacatcaacagcaACCACTGAACCGACAACCTCTAAAACCCCCACAATTATGCAAACTACATCCGGGCTACCCAGCACCACAGCGCATGCGCAaacatccacaggaaacccgacaACGGTAACGGAAGTCATACAAACGGAAGTGAGAACTATGTCGACTACGACTGAGTCGTCGCCGACAATAGACTCCGTGTCACCTTCGCAACAGCCAAGCACTTCCGAAGTTGTGACGAGCGTTCACGTGAATTACACGAGTCATTCCGAGTCGGTCACGAGCTCGACCGAAGGGTCTCCGCAAATCCCAG GTAAGGCCGATACCAAGGTCTTGGATGAGAAGGAGACCATAGTATTGGCAACGTGCGTGACGGCCGGGGTTCTCGCGGCACTCATCTGCTTTGCTATGTACTGCTTCAAGAAGAAAGTCGTCAGGCGTAACAAAAC CCTCGATGCAAGGTACGATCGAGTAAGCGGAGTAATATAA